TGGAGATCGGTAAAGTGACCAAAGGCCCGGAGATTAAATTCTTGATGAAGGGTGTATTGGTTGCCGAGGTGAATGCGGATAGCCTTGTGCTTGGAGGTGGTGCTCCGGTCTATGACCGGGAAACCAAAGAACCGGCCTACATCAAAAAGAACAAGGCCTTCAAGATCGCGGATATTCCTGAGCCGGATGATCTCAAAGCTATTGGGTTGGATCTTTTATCAAGTACCAATATCGCTAGCAAACGGTGGATCACAAGGCAATACGATTCTATGGTGCGCACGAATAACATGAACACCAATGCTCCCAGTGATGCGGCGTTGGTGTTGGTGAAGGAAACCGGAAAAGCGTTGGCCATGACGGTGGATTGTAATGGTCGGTACGTTCAAGCTGATCCATATACAGGAGCCATGATCGCGGTCAGTGAGGCGGCACGAAATATCGCTTGCACAGGTGGCGAACCATGTGGCGTTACCAATTGCTTGAATTTCGGTAATCCATATGACCCAGAAGTGTACTGGCAATTCTCCGAAGTGATCCGTGGAATGGGAGACGCTTGCCGTGCCTATGCAACACCGGTCACGGGTGGTAACGTCAGCTTTTATAATCACACGGTTACGGACAAGAAGAACATTCCCGTATTCCCGACACCTACCATTGGAATGGTAGGTATAGTTGCGGATATAGGGAAACGTATGACCATGGATTTCAAAACGAAGGGTGACTTGATCTTTATCCTCGGAAGGACCGTTGATGATATCTCCTCTAGCGAGTACCTGGTTCGTCATCACAAGGTCCAGAACTCACCTGCACCGTATTTCAACTTGGAAGAAGAAAGTCGTTTGCATACCATGTTGTTGATGCTGATACGCAAAGGATTTATCAATGCAGCGCATGATATCAGCGACGGTGGTCTCTTCACAACGTTGGTCGAAATGGGATTACCGCGTGGTCTTGGATTCGACATTGTTACCGATAGCGAGATCCGCCCTGATGCATATCTATATGGTGAAGCACAAGGACGTGCTATCGTAGCAGTAAGTGAAAATACCGACACCGAATTTCTGGATATGATGCGGGCCAGCCGTGTACCATGCGTATTGCTTGGTCATGTCACAAAAGGAAAGGTGGTGGTGGATGATGAAACGTTCTGTTTCATAGAGGATGCGCGTAAGGTCTATGAAGGTGCGATCCCGGATGCCATGGCCCAATAACCTGCACTAGCACTAGCAGACCTCATTTACTTTCACTTACGAACAGAACCAAAACATAAGAATATGCCATTACCAAAATTGAACGGAAAACTTCCTTTAGTAGGACAACCCGCACCTTCACTTCGCTATGTAGGGGTCGATCGGGCAACCCACGACATGCAAAATTTGCGAGGTAGCGTGGTAATTCTCCTAACCGTACTGAGCGTAGACACCGGCACATGCGCTAAAGAAGCGCGAACTTTCAATGAACGCGCATCCGAGTTGGGCGCAACCATTATCACCAACAGCATGGATCTGCCGCCTTCTTTGGATCGCTTTTGTGCTGCCGAGGGGATCAAGAATGTGCAGATGACATCTGATTATCGATTCCGGGATATGTTCAACAATTGGGGAGTAGGAATTCTGGAAGGCCCTTGGGAAGCTGCGTTGGCGAGGGCTGTTTGGGTGCTCGATAAGGACGGCGTTATTCGTTATCACGAGCTCGTACCGGAATTGGGAAACGAGCCTAACTATGAAGCCGCATTGCAGGCAGCAAAGGAACTTCTCTAGGGCAAGTTTCTTAGTTGAACTCTAGAAGCGCCGATGGATCAACGTACGAGTTGGTCGATCGGCGCTTTTTCGTGGAGAGCTTTTCGCGAAGCTAGAAGGCATGCATTGTGCGCATGCGACTTGCGATCAATTGGTCGATCACCATCAACACGAAAGCACCACCTACCGCAGCTAGTACCCATGGCGACATGAGGTAGCTTGATAATTGGGGAATATGCAGCAATTGAATAATGCTCGATATCCAAGATTTAGTAGTGCTTCCTACGGATGAGAATGTTGCAGAAAGAACGATGACAGTGGCGAGCATAGCAGCAATACCATACCACAGCTTCTTACTGATGAGCGGTGTGTAACTCGCCGGAACAGAGCCAATAGGTGACAGTTTTTGCAGGATCTGACTCTCAAGATCGACCGGCGCAGTGTTGTGTCCAATTTCTTGGAACAGCAACCGCAACGGGTCATTGGGATCTAGGCGGTCGTTCTTAAGGTCCATAGCTCGTCCTTCAGTTGGTGATGCAGTTCATCGTATAGCTTCTTTCGGCTCCGGTGCAACTTCACTTTTACATTGGACGCACTAAGTTGGGTAACGGTTACGATCTCTTCAACACTTAGTTCTTCCAGGTAGAACATCGTTACGAGTGCAGCGTCGTCCGGCTCCAAGGTAGTTAGCGCTTGTTCAAGGATCTGTTTGCGATCGTCAACGGGATGCAATGGGTCTTCTCGTGGTTCAACTCCTGAGGTTTTCATGTCATCCAATGAACTGCCTTGGTCTTTGCGAGCGCGTAAAGCGGATATCGACATCCGATAGGCAATCGAATACAACCACGTGGAGAATTTGCCTACCCCTTGGAATTCGTTGAGCTTCTGAAATGCTTTTACGAATACATCCTGGGTCACCTCTTCGGCATCCATACTGTTGCGCATAACGCGACTTGCAACAGTATATACCATGTGCTTGTAGCGCCCAATGAGCACACCGAATGCCCTATGATCTCCGGTGCTAGCTAAGCGTATGGCTTCTGCGTCTTCCAAATCGTGACCATGGGACGCTGAACTGACCTCCCTAGGTTACACGAAGGTGAATGCACCCTCGTCTTTTTGAAAGAGGTAAGGGATGAACGGTCGCCCGTTGGAGTTCCGATCGGTGAGCATCGGTATGAATGGGTTGTAACCAGTTCCTGAAAGTTCACGTCCCATTCAACGGAACACCAGAATGATCAACCTTGAACCAATTAGAAAATGGATACTCCAGCATCAGAAGTACTTGTCGCATTGATCTTTTTTTCGTCCGTCTTTGGGATCGTATATATCACAGTTACCGCACGTCATCGGCAACGCATGGCCATGATCGAAAAAGGGTTGATGCCAGCCGAACCGACAAGACGCACGGATCCTTTCCAAAGTCTTAAGTTGGGCATGCTTGGGATTGGTGTTGGTCTTGGCCTATTATGCGGTTATTTGTTCCAGACCTATGCCATGATCGATGGTGAGGATAATCCGCTCCCATACTTTGTTATGGTCGCAATTTTCGGTGGCCTGGCGTTGATCTGGCATTTCTTTATTGTACAGCGCAAACAACGAGGGTAACGGGCGCTGACTAAGTGAAAGCGGGGCCATGTGCTCCGCTTTCTTTGTTCTGGTTCACGACTATCTTCGTCCCCGGTTCAAGAAATGCGTTTGCTCAAGTCCTTTTTCCGGATCCTCTTCGCGATAGTGTTCTGGACCGTATTCGTAACGGCTCTGTGGGTTGCATTGCTTGGTGTTGTTGATCCGCCGGTTACTTGGGCCATGGTTGTGCAATCCAAGGAACAGAAAGAGTTTCATCGAACAAGCGTGGATCTTGAAGACATTTCACGCAGCTTTCCATTGGCGGTCATAGCGTCAGAGGATCAACGCTTCTTTCATCACTTCGGGTTTGAGTGGGAGCGGATCAAGAAGGCTATTCAGTACAATGAAGCGAAAAAGGGAAAGCGCGTTCGCGGTGCGAGTACCATCAGCCAACAGACCGCTAAGAACGTATTCCTCTGGCCCGGACGCACCTATATTCGGAAGGGCCTGGAACTCTGGTTCACACTTTTGGTGGAAACCCTTTGGACGAAGGAACGGATCCTGGAAGTGTACCTCAACGTTGCTGAAATGGGGAAAGGTGTATTCGGTGCAGAGGCCGCTGCTCAAAAGTGTTTCAATAGACCCGCTTCGAAATTATCGCCTCTGCAATGTGCATTGATCACAGCAACGTTGCCGGCACCTAGGCGATTCAATTGTGAGCGTCCTTCAGCATACGTTTCCAAACGCGCGCAATGGGTATTAAGGCAAATGCGGAATATCGGTGATCAAATGGACCCAGAGGTGCGTGAACGCATTAAAGCGAAGATCGAGAAAGAATCGCTTCGCATGAAGAAGAGGAGGAGGTAGACGATCCCTGGAAGTTTGCTTATGGTCCGGAAGATCGCTAACAGGCACTTTCCATCACATTGACTCAACATCCATTCTCAACTAGGAGGAATGAGAGACTGAGAGA
The nucleotide sequence above comes from Flavobacteriales bacterium. Encoded proteins:
- the mtgA gene encoding monofunctional biosynthetic peptidoglycan transglycosylase yields the protein MRLLKSFFRILFAIVFWTVFVTALWVALLGVVDPPVTWAMVVQSKEQKEFHRTSVDLEDISRSFPLAVIASEDQRFFHHFGFEWERIKKAIQYNEAKKGKRVRGASTISQQTAKNVFLWPGRTYIRKGLELWFTLLVETLWTKERILEVYLNVAEMGKGVFGAEAAAQKCFNRPASKLSPLQCALITATLPAPRRFNCERPSAYVSKRAQWVLRQMRNIGDQMDPEVRERIKAKIEKESLRMKKRRR
- the purL gene encoding phosphoribosylformylglycinamidine synthase subunit PurL, producing MPTVKTNPDIAPAGVDTAKKLGLLPEEFEKIKKIMGRAPNFTELSIYSAMWSEHCSYKNSIKLLKTLPRTGPKLLAEAGEENAGLVDIGDGWACAFKIESHNHPSAIEPYQGAATGVGGINRDIFTMGARPIAQLNSLRFGDITQEASSRWHLRGVVKGIGDYGNAFGVPVVGGEVYFDPCYTTNPLVNAMSVGIVRTDKVISATSHGVGNPVYIVGSATGKDGIHGASFASKDMTETSMDDLPAVQVGDPFMEKLLLEASLELADTDAIIGMQDMGAAGITCSTSEMSAKGGCGMEIHLERVPTRQMDMRSWEILLSESQERMLVVVKKGREKDVQDIFDKWDLNCVEIGKVTKGPEIKFLMKGVLVAEVNADSLVLGGGAPVYDRETKEPAYIKKNKAFKIADIPEPDDLKAIGLDLLSSTNIASKRWITRQYDSMVRTNNMNTNAPSDAALVLVKETGKALAMTVDCNGRYVQADPYTGAMIAVSEAARNIACTGGEPCGVTNCLNFGNPYDPEVYWQFSEVIRGMGDACRAYATPVTGGNVSFYNHTVTDKKNIPVFPTPTIGMVGIVADIGKRMTMDFKTKGDLIFILGRTVDDISSSEYLVRHHKVQNSPAPYFNLEEESRLHTMLLMLIRKGFINAAHDISDGGLFTTLVEMGLPRGLGFDIVTDSEIRPDAYLYGEAQGRAIVAVSENTDTEFLDMMRASRVPCVLLGHVTKGKVVVDDETFCFIEDARKVYEGAIPDAMAQ
- the tpx gene encoding thiol peroxidase; translated protein: MPLPKLNGKLPLVGQPAPSLRYVGVDRATHDMQNLRGSVVILLTVLSVDTGTCAKEARTFNERASELGATIITNSMDLPPSLDRFCAAEGIKNVQMTSDYRFRDMFNNWGVGILEGPWEAALARAVWVLDKDGVIRYHELVPELGNEPNYEAALQAAKELL
- a CDS encoding sigma-70 family RNA polymerase sigma factor, producing the protein MEDAEAIRLASTGDHRAFGVLIGRYKHMVYTVASRVMRNSMDAEEVTQDVFVKAFQKLNEFQGVGKFSTWLYSIAYRMSISALRARKDQGSSLDDMKTSGVEPREDPLHPVDDRKQILEQALTTLEPDDAALVTMFYLEELSVEEIVTVTQLSASNVKVKLHRSRKKLYDELHHQLKDELWTLRTTA